The genomic DNA TTGTGACGTACTCAGGCCCCTTTGAATTTttccattttgttgttacagcattattttaaaatttattaaattgaagaaaaaaaactatctacatacaataccccataatgacaaagcaaaaacatgcttagacatttttgcaaaatgtattaaaaataaaaaatatcacatttacataaatattctgactctttactctgtactttgttgaagcacctttggcagcgattatagccttgtcttaggtatgacgctacaagcttggcacacctgtaattggggagtttttcccattcttctctgcagctcCTCTCAGgatctgtcaggtttgatggggagcgtcgctgcacagctattttcagttctctccagagatgttcgatcgggttaaagtctgggccactcaaagacattgtcccgaagccactcctgcgttgtcttggctgtgtgcttagcgtcgttgtcctgttggaaggtgaaccttcaccccagtctgaggtcctgagcactctggagcaggttttttaatcaaggatcctctgtactttgctccgttcatctttccctccattctgactagtctcccagtccctgccactgaaaagcatccccccagcaggatgctgccaccaccatgcttcaccgtagggatggtgccaggtttcctccagatgtgacacttggcattcagcccaaagagttcaatcttggtttcatcagaccagagaaccttgttactcatggtcagagtcctttaggtgccttttggcaaactccaagcgggctgtcatgtgtcttttactgaggggtggcttccatcttgccactaccataaaggcctgattggtggagtgctgcagagatggttgtccttctggaaggttctcccatctccacaaaggaactctatcagagtgaacatcgggttcttggccacctccctgacaaaggccattCTCCCTCGATTGtccagtttggccgggcgaccagctctaggaagtcgtagtgtttccaaacttcttccatttaagaatgatggaagccactgtgctCTTaggggccttcaatgctgcataaatgtgttggtacccttccccagatctgtgcctcaacacaatcctgtctcggaactctacggacaatttgtTTGACtccatggcttgatttttgctctggcatgcactgtcaactgtgcaacctttttatatagacaggtgtgtgcgcctttcaaaccatgtccaatcaattgaatttaccaaagttggactccaatcaagttgtagaaacatcaaggatgatcaatagaaacaggatgaacctgagctcaattatgagactcatagcaaagggtctgaataattatgtaaatacgtttttttagtttgaatacatttgcaaaaaagtcTAAACCTttgttcactttgttattatgaggatatttatttaattcattttagaataaaggatttaacgtaacaaaatgtggaaaaaaactaggtctgagtactttccgaatgcaccgtatacaATCAGCTGACCTATAGACAAAGGAACTTGTATCTTACTCTATAATTATGTAGCATGTGTTATGACGTAAAAGTATTTACCACATTTAAAGACATTCATTTGGCTCCCTGACTTGCATACTGCTAGGCTACTGCTTTTTGAGCTCCAGACAACAATTATCTGTAGAGAAGTTATAAACATTCTCTGAAGATGGGAATTTCCTCACTGCAGGAACAATAGGCAGTGAGGTGTGAGCCTCATTCTGGTACACGCTTAATTTAAGTTAGTTgtggaggacaggctcatagtaaCACACAGTGTTGAAAATGttaactcctgaatcaacacAAATAATGTTACATTGAAAaggtaacactggccaatttgctgtgtaaCAAAAGAGCTCTACTATTAAAGACCAACAAAGAATTCATGCCTTTTAGGCCAAAACTACACAACAATGAAAATAGGCTTAAGATGGATAGCGGTATGCTTTTCACTGGGTTGTACTGAATGGTGGGATGGACCACCCATGCAAACAAATAAAGACTGGTTCCTGCCCTCAGATTGGATGCACTTTGGAGTGCTTCTCTCAATCATGTGCAGCTAGTCATAGCTTTTTATGTCAGGTAACAGTTTTGACTGGATGGGATGCAGTTAATGTCAGAAGTGACAAGCAGGTTTggagaacttatgtagcaggttaggagaattaagtTAAGGTTAGGTAAAATGCTAAAAACATGCAACTTTTGATATCACTTTGACATTAGCTGCATCATATCTAGCCACGACCATAAATAACCGGCCCGATCCCTCCTCGTCTCAGCTCAAGTGAGCTGAAATCTAATGctgtatgatttaaaaaaaattcattTCCAAGAGAAGTTAAGTCGTAGAAGAATGTAGCACTGGCTGTAGAACAGGCATTTTTATTTATTGAACATAATACATTAATTGGAGGGTGTCACAACGTGATCTAAAACGTATTGGTGAAATAAGTTACGAAAACATTAGATAAATTATATGTACATATTTAGATAATCTAAAAGTGGTCATTGCATATGTTAAGTTTTGGGGCTAGTTTCACTGCCGTAGATTAAGGCTTGGCTTTTATATATAGTTTTTATACTTTAATGTCAAGTGCAGTGAAATGTTTTCACAGTGCGGTTTGTTTGAGTCCTGGCTTGAGGTTACTTGTGTAATAGATAACATTTAGTCCATATGTTCCTGGAGACGTGCAGGTAGCTCCTCCAGGGTCTTTAGTCGATGCTGTGGGGGAACATCAGGGTATTTATTCCTGCCCTGTCTGTCCAGCAAGTACCCATGGAGGCCCAGTGACCGAGAGGTCACATAGTCATAGACATAATGGTCCCCAATGTGAGCTACACTCGCGGCTGTTACGCCACATTTCTCTAGTGCCCGGTTGAAGATGGCTGGGTTAGGCTTGGCTATACCGGCCTCCTCTGAGGTGAGCAGGAAGCTGAAGTGAGACAGCAGGCCACAGCCTCGTAGAATCCCCTCCAGGCGATTGTCAAAGTTGGACACCACACCCTGCTTCAGTCCCAGGGAGGATATGCTCTCCAGGGTCTTCGCCGAGTCTGGAAATACCTTAGGATGGAAGATACAGGCTATTAATTTCACAATGTGGCACAATTGTTCCAATTGATATTGAGGATGTTTACAATTTAACTATTTTAATGAATGGATGATCATTTTGCACAATCATAATATCACATTTTTGGAGATGTTACATGAATTATACAACATACTGTCATGCTAAGTGAAGCAATTATTATAATCCCCTCACCTCCCAGTTATTAGGGCTGCAGAAGCCATGATACAAGTTGTGGGCCAGTGTGTCCAGTAGGGCTGCGTCCTGTATTCTACACTGGGCGAAGGTGTCCCGAACCACTCCCATCCACCAGGCCTTCCCCCCCAGGCCCTGGGCCGTACCGTAGTTGGGGTAGAGTTTGGAGTACTGGTGGAAGGATTGGCGGAAGGCAGCCTCCACCTCTGTAGGGTTAAGACTGAAACCTGCTGTTCGCTGGACCTCCTGGCAGTACTGCTCCCCGACAGACCTGCGCACCTTCAGCAGGGTGTCTTTCACATCCCACAGCACCCAGCGCAGTGGCACATGCATCACACCtgccacagaaatacacacatccacacgcaTCTCATGTTGTAGATGTAGCTGAGATGGAGGAAATCAGAAAAAGTATGAAAAATGGCTCAGCTAATTTCACTGCATTGACAAAAAGAAAATTAACAAAATAGCTAAGGCTGCAAAATAAAACACAAATCATAACAATCATTATTAACATAATTTAGGGAATTCAACAGTCCAGTTCATTAAGAAGTCAATAGTAATCATCCGTGAGTTATTTAGGCTCGTAACTATTTATCATAAATCATGAAAGAATACGAACAGTGAATGGTTATTCAATCTAAAATCCCCAGTAGTTTGATATCAAAGTCGATCAGTTCagcaaacaatgacgtttctcATTTCACCTTTTCATGTGTacatgtaattaatttcattaccTATTAACCATATCgattgcataattggcctatgaggatccgtagggccgtgatcattgacaattcacattacacaatatgtttgaagcgTGCGCTCCGCGGTAATAACAAACAATAACTGATGGCCCACTCTCCGGATCGCAACAGATTGTTACCTTTCATCTGAACCGAGTCGGTGGACttacgtggattcatggacgcacagaactt from Oncorhynchus clarkii lewisi isolate Uvic-CL-2024 chromosome 7, UVic_Ocla_1.0, whole genome shotgun sequence includes the following:
- the LOC139414399 gene encoding haloacid dehalogenase-like hydrolase domain-containing protein 3 — translated: MHVPLRWVLWDVKDTLLKVRRSVGEQYCQEVQRTAGFSLNPTEVEAAFRQSFHQYSKLYPNYGTAQGLGGKAWWMGVVRDTFAQCRIQDAALLDTLAHNLYHGFCSPNNWEVFPDSAKTLESISSLGLKQGVVSNFDNRLEGILRGCGLLSHFSFLLTSEEAGIAKPNPAIFNRALEKCGVTAASVAHIGDHYVYDYVTSRSLGLHGYLLDRQGRNKYPDVPPQHRLKTLEELPARLQEHMD